Part of the Verrucomicrobiota bacterium genome, TCGAAGCCCGCCTCCGCGAGGTCCTTCCGCGTCCTAGCCCGCGTGGCCACAAATCATTGTTTTGATGGACCCCTCCTGTCTGACGCGCCCCTCCCGCCGCCGGAACTCGACCGGCTTCACGCTCATCGAACTGCTCACGGTGATCGCCATCATCGCGATTCTCGCCGGCATGCTGCTCCCCGCCTTGTCCAAATCCAAAACCAAAGCCCAGGGCATCAAATGCATGAGCAACCTCAAGCAGTTGAATCTGGCTTGGTTCATGTATGCGGACGACAACGGGGAACGGCTCGTCCCCAACGG contains:
- a CDS encoding prepilin-type N-terminal cleavage/methylation domain-containing protein, encoding MDPSCLTRPSRRRNSTGFTLIELLTVIAIIAILAGMLLPALSKSKTKAQGIKCMSNLKQLNLAWFMYADDNGERLVPNG